The following is a genomic window from Hyperolius riggenbachi isolate aHypRig1 chromosome 4, aHypRig1.pri, whole genome shotgun sequence.
GTAGGAATGAGTGCCCCAAATGTGCTGATGGACGTACTACTGATATCTCAGCTACACAAGCCATGCTGGTTTTGCCCAACACCACTTTCTTGCATGCTTGGCATCGGGGATTACTCTTTGATTTCTCCTTTTCCCATACTATTTTCAATTTGCACCTACATCTGAGCTTGACTAGCAGTTATTATAGCAATTGTTTCAATGTAACTAGTAAGGAATGGGGGTCAAACAATAAAGAAAGGTCTTGAAAATAACAAGATACAAACTGGGCCAGTTAGGTATTAGGTATAATAGGTACTCACCTGGTCCTACTGCAACTGCAAGTAGGAAGATTTCTGTATACATAAAAAACATCATCTTATTTAGAGGCTATTACTGTGTTCTTCACTTATATTTTATGGTTTCTGAGTGACTCAAAAGTATCATTCTTCATACAGAATTCTTCATCTCACAAAAGGCCCCAAAAATGACAATGTTAGTGTCTCTCTCTATAATATTCAACAGGTAATTCTACAAAAATGTATATCACCCTTGTTTAATATAATTTCCTCATTAAACAAACAAACTCTTGGTGAAAGTTAACATTTTGGATTCCTAAAGATGTATTCTGAAAACCagagtgatgtgactgaattcatTCTTCTCGGGCTCTCAGAAGACCCCAAGGTGCAAGTTGTGCTGTTTCCTATCTTCCTGATCATCTACATGACCACTCTAGTTGGAAATCTTCTCCTCATAGTGGCTGTGAGGATGGACAGACGTTTGCACAACTCCATGTACATCTTCTTGGCCAACCTGTCCATCTTGGACATTTGCTTTACCTCAGTCATTGTTCCCAATGTCCTGGTGAACTTTCTTTCCTTGAAGAAGAGTATTTCATACACTGGCTGTGCCATGCAAGtctttttttatctgtttttggCAGAAACTGAGTGTGTTCTTTTGGCTTTCATGGCCTACGACCGTTACGTTGCTATTTGCCATCCTTTACATTACAATACAATTATGGACACTATGGCCTGTTTGTGGATGATCACCTTGTCATTTTTGATTGGCTGCATCATATCTTCTTTGGATCTATACTTTACCTTCAGGTTAACATACTGTGGCCCCAACACCATCAACCACTTTTTCTGTGAGGTCCCTTTGTTAATGCAGCTGTCTTGCAGTGACATCTCATCAGTTAACATCTTAAAACTGGTGAGCAGTGCCATAGTGCTTTTAACCCCACTGCTACTAATCCTCATTTCATACGTTCACATCATAGTCGCTATCATGAGGATCAGTTCAGGGAGGTACAAAGCATTTTCCACATGTGTTTCACATCTAGTGGTGGTGGTCATTTTATATGGGACGGCCTTGTTCATGTACATAAGGCCAGAGCATTCAGTCACACAGGGCACTGACAAAATAGTAGCGGTATTTTACACAGCAATCACCCCAGTGCTCAACCCTTTAATTTATAGCTTGAGAAATAAAGATGTTCATAGAGCCATAAGACGCCTGCACATTACAACTCTCATAAGTGAGACAGGAAAAAAGATCTAAttgtctatttaaaataactaatATAAAAATTGTTTTGCAAAAGGCAAAAATCTGATGCTTCTTTCTTAGCCGTACTGctgccatctctgtccactccagAAGTAATGGGGGTCATCTGACTGCTGCCATCAGACATGGAAGTTTTGCAAGATTTGTGAAACCCTACCTGCATCATTAATGGGGTTCTGATCCTGCAGGGGGAGCTTGAAAGCACTTTTGTCCAATTGTGCAATCGTGTTCTTGGATGGGAAGGTACTCTATAAAGGCAGTGACATCTGACATCTCATCAATTAACATCTCGAAACTGGTGGGTGGTGCCATTGTGCTTTTTACCCCTCTGCTACTAATCCTTCTCTCATATGTCCATATTATAGCTGCCATCATGAGAATCAATACGGAAAAGTACAAAGCATTTTCCACATGTGTGTCTCAACTTGTGGTGTTGGTCATTTTata
Proteins encoded in this region:
- the LOC137504608 gene encoding olfactory receptor 2D3-like, with product MYSENQSDVTEFILLGLSEDPKVQVVLFPIFLIIYMTTLVGNLLLIVAVRMDRRLHNSMYIFLANLSILDICFTSVIVPNVLVNFLSLKKSISYTGCAMQVFFYLFLAETECVLLAFMAYDRYVAICHPLHYNTIMDTMACLWMITLSFLIGCIISSLDLYFTFRLTYCGPNTINHFFCEVPLLMQLSCSDISSVNILKLVSSAIVLLTPLLLILISYVHIIVAIMRISSGRYKAFSTCVSHLVVVVILYGTALFMYIRPEHSVTQGTDKIVAVFYTAITPVLNPLIYSLRNKDVHRAIRRLHITTLISETGKKI